Proteins from one Amycolatopsis benzoatilytica AK 16/65 genomic window:
- a CDS encoding ESX secretion-associated protein EspG yields MLRKPVELSLQTFEVLLDRLNLGDIHPTLVRGALWYSPDERRQLAADTDRELHERGLMQRGRLDDELVETMHLLQRPGIEYYSWVKSESGERTVRASASGREAATVVAVNQKLYIAPCSADTLAREFVALLPEAPAARLLSLNCSDADLNLVKTGQAVGHTGPSIRDAKQVIQWLDKPHTYFGRLYVAVRDSRGKRLRNENPPGWADLEEGRILFGIDKSGWISLSGAGPQDLLKKLQQLENDLRSSR; encoded by the coding sequence GTGCTGCGCAAGCCCGTTGAGCTGAGCTTGCAGACTTTCGAAGTACTGCTGGACCGGCTGAATCTCGGCGACATTCACCCGACACTGGTCCGCGGTGCGCTCTGGTACTCGCCGGACGAGCGACGGCAACTCGCCGCCGACACCGACCGCGAGCTGCACGAGCGCGGACTGATGCAGCGCGGCCGGCTTGACGACGAGTTAGTCGAGACGATGCATCTGCTGCAGCGGCCCGGCATCGAGTACTACTCGTGGGTCAAATCGGAGAGCGGAGAACGCACCGTCCGGGCGTCGGCCAGCGGCCGGGAAGCGGCGACTGTTGTCGCGGTGAACCAAAAGCTGTACATCGCGCCGTGTTCCGCGGATACCTTGGCGCGCGAGTTCGTCGCGCTGCTACCGGAAGCGCCGGCTGCTCGGCTCCTCTCGCTCAACTGCTCGGACGCGGACCTGAACCTGGTCAAGACCGGCCAGGCGGTCGGGCACACCGGGCCGAGCATCCGAGACGCCAAGCAGGTCATCCAGTGGCTGGACAAACCGCACACCTATTTCGGAAGACTGTATGTCGCGGTCCGGGACAGTCGCGGAAAACGGCTGCGCAACGAGAATCCACCGGGCTGGGCGGACCTGGAGGAGGGCCGGATTCTGTTCGGGATCGACAAGTCCGGGTGGATCAGTCTCTCCGGTGCCGGTCCGCAGGATCTGCTGAAGAAGCTGCAGCAGCTGGAGAACGATCTGCGGTCGAGCCGCTGA
- a CDS encoding DUF3558 domain-containing protein — MQIRSLPRLALLGASVMTLTACGGGTAPGQPAAASSPAPAGSSESPAMLAPRVPAPLTNTTPFESDPCAIFPNSVVESAGGAVKNSSTISLKDNDKGCKWTFNGSTGNVNAGFYVSNKEGLNGIYLQNQRGALSTFKPHAPVIGYPSVVYSKGDEGPGSCILAVGVRDELTYTVHTQLRDGNPAMADPCAMADKLAAAAINRLKAS, encoded by the coding sequence ATGCAAATCCGTAGCCTGCCCCGCCTCGCCCTGCTCGGCGCGAGCGTGATGACGCTGACGGCCTGCGGAGGAGGAACCGCGCCGGGGCAGCCCGCAGCGGCCAGCTCGCCAGCACCAGCCGGCTCATCAGAATCTCCCGCCATGCTGGCACCCAGAGTGCCGGCACCGTTGACGAACACGACCCCGTTCGAATCTGACCCTTGCGCGATTTTCCCGAACAGTGTTGTCGAAAGCGCGGGTGGCGCAGTGAAAAACAGCTCGACTATTTCACTCAAAGACAACGACAAAGGCTGCAAGTGGACGTTCAACGGAAGCACCGGAAACGTTAATGCAGGATTCTATGTCAGCAACAAGGAGGGCCTCAACGGCATCTACCTCCAGAATCAACGGGGCGCGCTGAGCACGTTCAAGCCGCATGCGCCGGTCATCGGGTACCCCTCGGTTGTCTACAGCAAAGGCGATGAAGGTCCGGGCTCGTGCATCCTGGCTGTCGGCGTGCGCGACGAACTCACCTACACCGTGCACACCCAGCTGCGAGACGGGAACCCGGCAATGGCCGACCCATGCGCAATGGCGGACAAACTGGCCGCCGCAGCGATCAATCGATTGAAGGCCAGCTGA
- a CDS encoding SRPBCC family protein — MNPDASGDIEVKATPEQVYALVSDPGALAGVTTEYCGHRWLGGATGPAVGARFRGTNRRGIRRWSTTVTVTAADEGRRFAFDVALGPIPVSRWEYLIEPAGDGCRITESMWDTRPGWFAPLTVVATGVKDRSVTNRVNIEQTLARVKHQLE; from the coding sequence GTGAATCCTGATGCGAGCGGTGACATCGAGGTCAAAGCTACTCCGGAACAGGTATACGCGCTGGTCAGCGACCCGGGCGCGCTCGCGGGCGTGACCACCGAGTACTGCGGGCACCGCTGGCTCGGCGGCGCTACTGGCCCGGCGGTCGGCGCGCGCTTCCGCGGCACGAACCGGCGCGGGATCCGGCGCTGGTCGACCACCGTCACGGTCACCGCGGCGGACGAGGGCCGGCGGTTCGCCTTCGACGTCGCGCTCGGGCCGATCCCGGTCTCTCGCTGGGAGTACCTGATCGAACCGGCCGGCGACGGCTGCCGGATCACCGAGAGCATGTGGGACACCCGGCCGGGCTGGTTCGCCCCGCTCACCGTGGTGGCGACCGGGGTGAAGGACCGTTCGGTCACCAACCGGGTCAACATCGAGCAGACCCTGGCCCGGGTGAAGCACCAGCTCGAATAG